Proteins encoded by one window of Mycolicibacterium cosmeticum:
- a CDS encoding alpha-(1->6)-mannopyranosyltransferase A, which produces MTTPTAIPAHGGPADALRRQLARLVAFAASPEGGPARLGFLGAVMITAGGLGAGSTRLHDPLLESLHLSWLRFGHGLVLSSVLLWGGVALMLIAWLGLGRRVIDRTGGVSEYTMLATTAFWLTPLLLSVPVFSRDTYSYLAQGALLRDGFDPYVVGPVDNPNSLLDNVSPIWTTTTAPYGPAFILVAKFVTMIVGNHVVEGTMLLRLCMLPGLALLIWAAPRVARHVGANGAVALWICVLNPLVIIHLMGGVHNEMLMVGLMMAAIALTFGGRPVWGVSLIAIAVAVKATAGIALPFMVWVWTRQLRERHHHGPVKAFAMATAASAAIFVAVFAVLSWLAGVGLGWLTALAGSVKIINWLTVPTAIANVINTVGGLFGTVNFYAVLDITRIIGVAVIAISLPLLWWRFRHDDREALTGIALAMLVVVLFVPAALPWYYTWPLAVVSALAQSRSAIALIAGFSTWIMVIFKPDGSHGMYSWIHVGLATACAVGAWYLLAKAPDGRAVSRPRRPSRQ; this is translated from the coding sequence ATGACCACCCCGACGGCGATCCCGGCGCACGGCGGCCCGGCCGACGCGCTGCGCCGCCAGCTGGCCCGACTGGTGGCGTTCGCGGCCTCGCCCGAGGGCGGCCCGGCCCGGCTGGGCTTTCTGGGCGCCGTGATGATCACCGCGGGGGGCCTCGGCGCCGGCAGTACCCGGCTGCACGACCCGCTGCTGGAATCGCTGCACCTGTCCTGGCTGCGGTTCGGTCACGGCCTGGTGCTGTCGTCGGTGCTGCTGTGGGGTGGCGTCGCGCTGATGCTCATCGCCTGGCTGGGCCTGGGCCGGCGGGTGATAGACCGGACCGGTGGCGTGTCGGAGTACACGATGCTGGCCACGACGGCGTTCTGGCTGACCCCGCTGCTGCTGAGCGTGCCGGTGTTCAGCCGCGACACCTATTCGTATCTGGCCCAGGGCGCCCTGCTGCGCGACGGTTTCGACCCGTACGTCGTCGGCCCCGTCGACAACCCGAACTCGTTGCTGGACAACGTCTCCCCCATCTGGACCACCACCACCGCGCCGTACGGGCCGGCCTTCATCCTGGTCGCCAAATTCGTCACGATGATCGTCGGCAACCACGTCGTCGAGGGCACCATGCTACTGCGGTTGTGCATGCTGCCGGGCCTGGCCCTGCTGATCTGGGCGGCTCCCCGGGTGGCGCGCCATGTCGGCGCCAACGGCGCGGTGGCCCTGTGGATCTGCGTGCTCAACCCGCTGGTGATCATCCATTTGATGGGTGGGGTGCACAACGAGATGCTGATGGTCGGCCTGATGATGGCCGCCATCGCGCTGACCTTCGGCGGCCGCCCGGTGTGGGGTGTGAGCCTGATCGCGATCGCGGTGGCGGTGAAGGCCACCGCGGGAATCGCGTTGCCGTTCATGGTGTGGGTCTGGACCCGGCAGCTGCGCGAGCGGCACCACCACGGTCCGGTGAAGGCGTTCGCCATGGCGACGGCCGCCTCGGCGGCGATCTTCGTGGCGGTGTTCGCGGTGCTGTCCTGGCTGGCCGGGGTGGGGCTGGGCTGGCTGACCGCGCTGGCCGGGTCGGTGAAGATCATCAACTGGCTGACCGTCCCGACGGCGATCGCCAACGTCATCAACACCGTCGGTGGGCTGTTCGGCACGGTGAACTTCTACGCCGTGCTGGACATCACCCGGATCATCGGCGTCGCGGTGATCGCCATCAGCCTGCCGCTGCTGTGGTGGCGCTTCCGGCACGACGACCGGGAGGCGCTCACCGGTATCGCGCTGGCGATGCTCGTCGTGGTGCTGTTCGTGCCCGCGGCGCTGCCCTGGTACTACACCTGGCCGCTGGCGGTGGTGTCGGCGCTGGCCCAGTCGCGGTCGGCGATCGCCCTGATCGCCGGTTTCTCGACCTGGATCATGGTGATCTTCAAACCCGATGGCTCACACGGCATGTACTCGTGGATCCACGTGGGCCTGGCCACCGCGTGCGCGGTGGGCGCCTGGTATCTGCTGGCGAAGGCACCCGACGGCCGAGCCGTCAGTAGGCCACGACGGCCGAGCCGTCAATAG
- a CDS encoding Rv2175c family DNA-binding protein: MSSIPAADDVLDPEESVYDLAAVSALLRIPVTKVQQQLRDGHLVGVRRNGAVVVPKIFFDDTGHVVKPLPGLLVVLQDGGYHETEIVRWLFTPDPSLTISRDGSTERQTNARPVDALHSHQAREVIRRAQAMAY, translated from the coding sequence GTGAGCAGTATTCCGGCGGCCGACGACGTCTTGGACCCCGAAGAATCCGTTTATGACCTGGCCGCGGTGTCGGCCCTTCTCCGCATCCCGGTGACCAAGGTGCAGCAGCAGCTGCGCGACGGGCACCTGGTGGGTGTCCGGCGGAACGGGGCGGTGGTGGTGCCCAAGATCTTCTTCGACGACACCGGGCACGTCGTCAAACCGCTGCCCGGGCTGTTGGTGGTGCTGCAGGACGGCGGCTACCACGAGACCGAGATCGTGCGGTGGTTGTTCACACCGGATCCGTCGCTGACGATCAGCCGGGACGGCAGCACCGAACGGCAGACCAACGCCCGGCCGGTGGACGCCCTGCACTCACATCAGGCCCGCGAGGTCATCCGGCGGGCTCAGGCGATGGCTTACTGA
- a CDS encoding protein kinase domain-containing protein — translation MCSVDTYQRADPLVGTLLDRRYRVDAPIASGGMSTVYRGLDIRLDRPVALKVMDSRYAGDQQFLTRFEREAKAVARLKHPALVAVYDQGGGGFGEPAPFLVMELIEGGTLRELLNERGPMPPHAVAAVLAPLCSGLAVAHAAGLVHRDIKPENVLISDDGEVKIADFGLVRAVAEAGITSTSVILGTAAYLSPEQVGTGEATPRSDVYAVGVLAYELLTGRTPFTGDTALSVAYQRMDQDVPPPSAGIAGVPRQFDDLVARATDRDPAGRYADAGELADALADAIDELGLPPFRVPAPRQSAQHRAATLFNSRVRTERVPNPTREYGADFVEDLDGALAEPETEPEYQPVPEQFAGIDFDEFDWARQRARRTLAVWVLVLLTLTGLIAAGAWTLGNNLPGLLH, via the coding sequence ATGTGTTCGGTGGACACCTACCAGCGCGCGGACCCGCTCGTCGGCACTCTGCTGGACCGCCGCTACCGGGTGGACGCGCCGATCGCCTCCGGTGGCATGTCCACGGTGTACCGCGGCCTCGACATCCGGCTGGACCGGCCGGTCGCGCTGAAGGTGATGGATTCCCGCTACGCCGGGGACCAACAGTTCCTGACCCGGTTCGAGCGCGAGGCCAAGGCAGTCGCACGGCTGAAGCATCCGGCCCTGGTCGCCGTGTACGACCAGGGCGGCGGCGGGTTCGGGGAGCCGGCGCCGTTTCTGGTGATGGAACTGATCGAGGGCGGCACGCTGCGTGAGCTGCTCAACGAGCGCGGTCCCATGCCGCCGCACGCGGTGGCCGCGGTGCTCGCCCCGCTGTGCAGCGGACTGGCGGTGGCGCACGCCGCCGGGCTGGTGCACCGCGACATCAAGCCGGAGAACGTCCTGATCTCCGACGACGGCGAGGTCAAGATCGCCGATTTCGGTCTGGTGCGTGCCGTCGCCGAAGCCGGGATCACCTCGACCAGCGTCATTCTGGGCACCGCGGCGTACCTGTCCCCCGAACAGGTCGGCACCGGGGAGGCCACCCCGCGCAGCGACGTGTACGCCGTCGGGGTGCTGGCCTACGAACTGCTGACCGGGCGCACGCCGTTCACCGGCGACACCGCGCTGTCGGTGGCCTATCAGCGGATGGATCAGGATGTGCCGCCGCCGAGCGCCGGGATCGCCGGGGTGCCGCGGCAATTCGACGACCTGGTGGCCCGCGCCACCGACCGCGACCCGGCCGGGCGGTATGCCGACGCCGGTGAACTGGCCGACGCGCTGGCCGACGCCATCGACGAGCTCGGGCTGCCGCCGTTCCGGGTGCCCGCACCCCGGCAGTCGGCGCAGCACCGGGCGGCCACCCTGTTCAACAGCCGGGTACGCACCGAGCGGGTGCCCAATCCCACTCGCGAGTACGGGGCCGACTTCGTCGAGGATCTCGACGGTGCATTGGCCGAGCCGGAGACCGAGCCCGAATATCAGCCGGTGCCAGAGCAATTCGCCGGAATCGACTTCGACGAGTTCGACTGGGCGCGGCAGCGGGCCAGGCGCACGCTGGCGGTCTGGGTGCTGGTGCTGCTCACCCTGACCGGGTTGATCGCGGCCGGTGCGTGGACGCTGGGCAACAACCTGCCGGGGTTGTTGCACTGA
- a CDS encoding class II 3-deoxy-7-phosphoheptulonate synthase, with product MNWTVDVPIDQLPDLPPLPEDLRHRLDAALAKPALQQPSWDAGQAKAMRTVLESVPPITVPSEIEKLKVQLAAVARGEAFLLQGGDCAETFVDNTEPHIRANIRTLLQMAVVLTYGASLPVVKVARIAGQYAKPRSSDIDALGLKSYRGDMINGFAPDAAVRDHDPSRLVRAYANASAAMNLVRALTSSGMASLQKVHDWNREFVRTSPAGARYEALAGEIDRGLRFMSACGVDDRNLQTAEIFASHEALVLDYERALLRLSTEFDEPRLYDLSAHYVWIGERTRQLDGAHIAFVETIANPIGIKIGPTTSPELAVEYVERLDPHNEAGRLTLVSRMGNQKVRDALPPIIEKVQASGHQVIWQCDPMHGNTHESSTGYKTRHFDRIVDEVQGFFEVHHALGTHPGGIHVEITGENVTECLGGAQDISDDDLAGRYETACDPRLNTQQSLELAFLVAEMLRG from the coding sequence GTGAACTGGACCGTCGACGTACCCATCGACCAACTACCGGATCTGCCGCCGCTCCCCGAGGACCTGCGCCACCGGCTCGACGCCGCCCTGGCCAAGCCGGCGCTGCAGCAGCCCAGCTGGGACGCCGGCCAGGCCAAGGCGATGCGGACGGTGCTGGAGAGCGTGCCGCCGATCACCGTCCCGAGCGAGATCGAGAAGTTGAAGGTGCAGCTGGCGGCCGTCGCGCGCGGTGAGGCCTTCCTGCTGCAGGGCGGCGACTGCGCCGAGACGTTCGTCGACAACACCGAACCGCACATCCGCGCCAACATCCGCACCCTGCTGCAGATGGCGGTGGTGCTGACCTACGGGGCCAGCCTGCCGGTGGTGAAGGTCGCCCGGATCGCCGGCCAGTACGCCAAGCCGCGGTCCTCCGATATCGATGCGCTGGGGTTGAAGTCCTACCGCGGCGACATGATCAACGGTTTCGCCCCGGACGCCGCGGTGCGCGATCACGACCCGTCCCGACTGGTACGGGCGTACGCCAATGCCAGCGCCGCGATGAACCTGGTGCGGGCGCTGACCTCGTCGGGCATGGCGTCGCTGCAGAAGGTGCACGACTGGAACCGCGAGTTCGTCCGCACCTCGCCCGCCGGCGCGCGGTACGAGGCGCTGGCCGGCGAGATCGACCGCGGGCTGCGCTTCATGAGCGCCTGCGGCGTCGACGACCGCAACCTGCAGACCGCCGAGATCTTCGCCAGCCACGAGGCCCTGGTCCTCGACTACGAGCGCGCCCTGCTGCGGTTGTCCACCGAGTTCGACGAGCCGCGGCTGTACGACCTGTCCGCGCACTACGTCTGGATCGGGGAGCGGACCCGGCAACTGGACGGCGCGCACATCGCGTTCGTGGAGACCATCGCCAACCCGATCGGCATCAAGATCGGCCCCACCACGTCGCCCGAGCTGGCCGTCGAGTACGTCGAGCGCCTCGACCCGCACAACGAGGCGGGCCGGCTCACCCTGGTCAGCCGGATGGGCAACCAGAAGGTGCGCGACGCGCTGCCGCCGATCATCGAGAAGGTGCAGGCCTCCGGGCATCAGGTGATCTGGCAGTGCGATCCGATGCACGGCAACACCCACGAGTCCTCCACCGGGTACAAGACCCGGCACTTCGACCGCATCGTCGACGAGGTGCAGGGCTTCTTCGAGGTGCACCACGCGCTGGGCACCCACCCGGGCGGCATCCACGTGGAGATCACCGGTGAGAACGTCACCGAATGCCTCGGCGGCGCGCAGGACATCTCCGACGACGATCTGGCCGGCCGGTACGAGACGGCCTGCGACCCGCGGCTGAACACCCAGCAGTCACTGGAGTTGGCGTTCCTGGTCGCCGAAATGCTCCGCGGCTGA
- a CDS encoding polyadenylate-specific 3'-exoribonuclease AS, with product MRYFYDTEFIDNGRTIELISIGVVAEDGREYYAISTEFDPDRAGSWVRKNVLPKLPSPSSKLWRSRRQIRSDLEDFFDIDGDEPIELWAWVGAYDHVVLCQLWGPMTDLPPAMPRFTRELRQLWEDRGNPRMPPRPTDSHDALVDARHNLRRYRLMAADDREGDWAVRA from the coding sequence TTGCGCTATTTCTACGACACCGAATTCATCGACAACGGCCGCACCATCGAGCTCATCTCGATCGGGGTGGTGGCCGAGGACGGTCGCGAGTATTACGCGATCTCAACGGAATTCGACCCGGACCGGGCCGGCAGCTGGGTACGCAAGAACGTGCTGCCCAAGCTGCCGTCGCCGTCGTCGAAGCTGTGGCGCTCGCGCCGGCAGATCCGGTCGGACCTGGAGGACTTCTTCGATATCGACGGTGACGAGCCCATCGAGCTGTGGGCCTGGGTGGGCGCCTACGACCACGTCGTGCTCTGTCAGCTGTGGGGCCCGATGACCGACCTGCCGCCGGCCATGCCGCGCTTCACCAGGGAGCTGCGCCAGCTCTGGGAGGACCGCGGCAACCCGCGGATGCCACCGCGGCCCACCGATTCGCACGACGCCCTGGTCGACGCGCGGCACAACCTGCGCCGCTACCGGTTGATGGCCGCCGACGATCGGGAGGGGGACTGGGCGGTACGGGCCTGA
- a CDS encoding glycosyltransferase 87 family protein, with amino-acid sequence MGTQAGLRTTVAWRLFQLLTLAGLAWAGWRLLGHAPYRIDIDVYRMGGRAWLDGTPLYADSTKFQTQAGLDLPFTYPPLAAIAFAPFAWLTLPAASAAITATTLVLLIASVAIVLTRLQVAATWQQRAWLAAALVAPAVVYLEPIRSNFAFGQINVVLMTLVIADCVPRRTPWPRGLLLGLAIAVKLTPAVFLLYFVLRRDVRAVVVTALSAVTATLVGFALAWRDSCEYWTETLRDTNRIGTATLNTNQNISGTLARLGLGEEQRFLPWAVACCVVLALTGWAVHRLLQRGGDAADGGEPVLALICVAMFGLVVSPVSWSHHWVWMLPTVIVTAVVGYRRRRLALLLVSAAGLALMVWTPITLLPEHHETAASLWRKLAGGSYLWWALIVIAVAGATAPARGAVGGNAPKAPKSSDTPAAAAS; translated from the coding sequence ATGGGCACTCAGGCGGGTTTACGGACGACCGTGGCATGGCGGTTGTTCCAGCTGCTGACCCTGGCGGGCCTGGCCTGGGCGGGCTGGCGGTTGCTCGGCCACGCGCCGTACCGCATCGACATCGACGTCTACCGGATGGGCGGGCGGGCCTGGTTGGACGGCACCCCGCTGTACGCCGACAGCACCAAATTCCAGACCCAGGCCGGCCTCGACCTGCCGTTCACCTACCCGCCGCTGGCGGCGATCGCGTTCGCCCCGTTCGCCTGGCTCACCCTGCCCGCCGCCAGCGCGGCGATCACCGCGACCACGCTGGTGCTGCTGATCGCGTCGGTGGCCATCGTGTTGACCCGGCTGCAGGTCGCGGCCACCTGGCAGCAGCGCGCCTGGCTGGCCGCGGCGCTGGTGGCACCCGCCGTCGTGTACCTGGAGCCGATCCGGTCCAACTTCGCGTTCGGCCAGATCAACGTGGTGTTGATGACGCTGGTGATCGCCGACTGCGTGCCGAGGCGGACACCGTGGCCGCGCGGCCTGCTGCTCGGCCTGGCCATCGCCGTCAAACTGACCCCCGCGGTGTTCCTGCTGTACTTCGTGCTCCGCCGCGATGTGCGCGCGGTGGTGGTGACGGCGCTGTCGGCGGTCACCGCGACGCTGGTGGGCTTCGCGCTGGCGTGGCGGGATTCGTGCGAGTACTGGACCGAGACGCTGCGCGACACCAACCGCATCGGCACGGCCACGCTCAACACCAACCAGAACATCTCCGGCACGCTGGCCCGCTTGGGCCTGGGTGAGGAGCAGCGCTTCCTGCCCTGGGCGGTGGCCTGCTGCGTGGTGCTGGCGCTGACCGGCTGGGCGGTGCACCGGCTGCTGCAGCGCGGCGGCGACGCGGCCGACGGTGGCGAGCCGGTGCTGGCGCTGATCTGCGTGGCCATGTTCGGGTTGGTCGTCTCGCCGGTGTCGTGGTCGCACCACTGGGTGTGGATGCTGCCGACGGTGATCGTCACCGCCGTGGTCGGGTACCGCCGGCGCCGACTGGCACTGTTGCTCGTCAGCGCGGCGGGTCTGGCGCTGATGGTGTGGACACCGATCACGCTGCTGCCCGAACACCACGAGACCGCGGCCTCGCTGTGGCGCAAGCTGGCCGGCGGTTCCTATCTGTGGTGGGCGCTGATCGTCATCGCGGTGGCCGGCGCCACCGCACCGGCGCGCGGCGCGGTCGGCGGTAACGCGCCCAAGGCACCCAAGTCCTCGGATACCCCCGCGGCCGCGGCGAGTTAA
- a CDS encoding lysophospholipid acyltransferase family protein: MGPLLRLLGRPKVQGLEYVPDSGPVILASNHLAVADSFYLPLVVRRRITFLAKAEYFTGTGIKGKLTKFFYSSTGQVPIDRTDADSAQAALQTAQRILAQGKLLGMYPEGTRSPDGRLYKGKTGLARIALESGIPVIPVAMIGTNVVNPPGGKMWHFGRVEVRFGKPMDFSRFEGLAGNRFIERAVIDEVMYELMRLSGQEYVDLYAADVKEGKTPAPVAKAG; this comes from the coding sequence ATGGGCCCGCTGCTGCGTTTGCTCGGCAGGCCCAAAGTTCAAGGGCTGGAATACGTTCCGGACTCCGGCCCAGTCATCCTGGCCAGCAATCACCTGGCCGTCGCGGACAGCTTCTACCTGCCGCTGGTGGTGCGGCGCCGGATCACCTTCCTGGCCAAGGCCGAGTACTTCACCGGTACCGGGATCAAGGGCAAGCTCACCAAGTTCTTCTACTCGTCCACCGGCCAGGTCCCCATCGACCGCACCGATGCCGACTCGGCCCAGGCCGCCCTGCAGACCGCGCAGCGCATCCTTGCCCAGGGAAAGTTGCTCGGGATGTACCCGGAGGGCACCCGCTCGCCCGACGGCAGGCTTTACAAGGGCAAGACCGGGCTGGCGCGGATCGCGCTGGAAAGCGGCATCCCGGTGATTCCCGTCGCGATGATCGGAACCAACGTCGTCAACCCGCCGGGCGGCAAGATGTGGCATTTCGGCCGGGTCGAGGTGCGCTTCGGCAAGCCGATGGACTTCAGTCGGTTCGAGGGGCTGGCGGGTAACCGGTTCATCGAACGCGCCGTGATCGACGAGGTGATGTACGAACTGATGCGGCTGTCCGGTCAGGAGTACGTCGACCTGTACGCGGCCGACGTCAAAGAGGGCAAGACCCCGGCGCCGGTGGCCAAAGCGGGTTAA
- a CDS encoding ArsA family ATPase, with amino-acid sequence MSAPARISLFVGKGGVGKSTLATATAVRAARSGQRVLIVSTDQAHSTGDVLGVPVAPTGTRAPTRVLADVDTGHLDALALDTLAVLENRWRDVAGPLAERFPESDLGDVAPEELSAMPGIQEVLGLHEVGELADSGDWDHVVVDCASTADALRMLTLPATFGLYLERIWPRHRRLSRRGGDAASEALVALLERIADGTDALSALLADAERVSAHLVLTPERVVAAEAIRTIGSLTLMGVRVAELLVNQVLIQDDSYEYTNLPDHPAFDWYTERIAEQRTVLDQLDAAIGDVQLVLVPHLAGEPIGPKALAELLAQARRRDGSPPPGPLKPVVDRESGTGLEAVYRLRIQLPQVDPGSLTLGRVDDDLIIGSGGMRRRVRLASVLRRCIVMDAQLRGTELTVRFRPDRKVWPQ; translated from the coding sequence GTGTCCGCACCCGCCCGCATCAGCCTGTTCGTCGGTAAGGGCGGGGTAGGCAAGTCGACGTTGGCGACCGCCACCGCGGTGCGTGCAGCACGCAGCGGCCAGCGGGTGCTGATCGTGTCGACCGACCAGGCGCACTCCACCGGCGACGTGCTCGGGGTGCCGGTCGCGCCGACCGGTACCAGGGCGCCGACCCGGGTGCTGGCCGATGTCGACACCGGCCACCTGGATGCGCTGGCGCTGGACACGCTGGCCGTGCTGGAGAACCGGTGGCGCGACGTGGCCGGGCCGCTGGCCGAGCGTTTCCCCGAGTCGGATCTGGGTGACGTTGCCCCGGAAGAACTTTCGGCCATGCCCGGCATCCAGGAGGTGCTCGGCCTGCACGAGGTGGGGGAGCTGGCCGACTCCGGCGACTGGGATCACGTGGTGGTCGACTGCGCGTCCACCGCCGACGCGTTGCGCATGCTCACCCTGCCCGCGACGTTCGGGCTGTACCTGGAGCGGATCTGGCCCCGGCACCGTCGGTTGTCCAGGCGCGGTGGCGATGCCGCATCGGAGGCGCTGGTCGCGCTGCTGGAACGGATCGCCGACGGTACCGACGCGCTTTCGGCGCTGCTCGCCGACGCCGAGCGGGTCAGCGCGCACCTGGTGCTCACCCCGGAGCGGGTGGTGGCGGCCGAGGCGATCCGCACCATCGGCTCGCTGACGCTGATGGGGGTGCGGGTGGCCGAGTTGCTGGTGAACCAGGTGCTGATCCAAGACGATTCGTACGAGTACACCAATCTGCCGGACCACCCCGCGTTCGACTGGTACACCGAGCGGATCGCCGAACAGCGCACCGTGCTCGACCAACTGGACGCCGCGATCGGCGATGTGCAGCTGGTGCTCGTGCCGCACCTGGCCGGCGAACCCATCGGGCCCAAGGCGCTGGCCGAGCTGCTCGCCCAGGCCCGGCGGCGCGACGGATCGCCCCCGCCCGGTCCGCTCAAGCCGGTGGTGGACCGCGAATCGGGAACTGGGCTCGAAGCGGTCTATCGGTTGCGGATACAGTTGCCGCAGGTGGACCCCGGCTCGTTGACACTGGGCCGGGTCGACGACGATCTGATCATCGGCTCCGGCGGAATGCGCCGCCGAGTCCGGTTGGCGTCGGTTTTGCGGCGCTGCATCGTGATGGACGCGCAATTGCGGGGTACCGAACTCACGGTGCGATTCCGCCCCGATCGAAAGGTATGGCCGCAGTGA
- a CDS encoding SRPBCC family protein — translation MAEKTAQTIYIDADPSTVMDVIADIGSYPEWVAEYKEAEVLDADAAGNPKTARLVLDAAVLKDTMVLSYQWPADRKSVTWTLVSSSLLRGLEGAYRLSPKGSGTDVTYELSVDLLIPMIGLLKRKAERRLTDTALKDLKKRVEVGVS, via the coding sequence GTGGCGGAGAAGACGGCGCAGACGATCTACATCGATGCCGATCCCTCGACGGTGATGGACGTGATCGCCGACATCGGCTCGTATCCGGAATGGGTGGCCGAGTACAAGGAAGCCGAGGTGCTCGACGCCGATGCCGCGGGCAACCCCAAGACGGCGCGCCTGGTGCTGGACGCGGCCGTGCTCAAGGACACCATGGTGTTGTCCTACCAGTGGCCGGCCGACCGTAAATCGGTGACCTGGACCCTGGTGTCGAGTTCGCTGCTGCGCGGCTTGGAGGGCGCATATCGGCTGTCGCCCAAGGGTTCTGGAACGGACGTCACCTACGAGTTGTCCGTCGACCTGCTCATCCCGATGATCGGCCTGCTCAAGCGCAAGGCCGAACGCCGGCTCACCGACACCGCGCTCAAAGACCTCAAGAAGCGAGTCGAGGTGGGTGTGAGCTGA
- a CDS encoding AMP-dependent synthetase/ligase has product MREYSVAATFQIGESDTAVDAVYAHERQDPDHVIFQRQVDGRWTDVTCAQAAEQIRSTALGLIAEGVQPGDRVAILSATRYEWPIIDFAILSTGAVTVPIYETSSAEQIRHVLADSSAVLVIAETDAHADRVEQLREQVPHVRKVLRIEGSGPAALDALAEAGKGVDAAELETRRSGIRSADPATLIYTSGTTGLPKGCQLTHANLLSEIHGAKASFPDLLVKGERLLVFLPLAHVLARALTVAAFTNKVTLGFTSDIKNLVPTFGVFKPTLVVSVPRVFEKVYNTAEQNARDGGKGKIFDLAAGTAIEYSQALDKGGPGLVLKVKHAVFDRLVYGKLRAALGGACRAAISGGAPLGARLGHFYRGVGLTIYEGYGLTETSAAITANQIGALKVGSVGKLLPGNSMRLGPDDELLVKGGVVFGGYWHNEEATKEAFTDGWFHTGDLGAIDDDGFLTIVGRKKEIIVTAGGKNVAPAVLEDRLRAHPLISQAMCVGDQQPYIAALITIDPEAFPGWKQRNSKDAAATVADLATDPDLLAEVELAVKDANQVVSKAEAIRKFRILPVDFTEDTGELTPTLKVKRKVVAQKFAADIDALYA; this is encoded by the coding sequence GTGCGTGAGTACAGCGTTGCCGCAACGTTCCAGATCGGTGAGTCCGACACCGCCGTCGACGCCGTATACGCGCACGAGCGCCAGGATCCCGACCACGTCATCTTCCAGCGCCAGGTCGACGGCCGCTGGACCGATGTCACCTGTGCCCAGGCCGCCGAGCAGATCCGTTCCACGGCTCTGGGTTTGATCGCCGAGGGCGTCCAGCCCGGCGACCGGGTGGCCATCCTGTCGGCGACCCGCTACGAGTGGCCGATCATCGACTTCGCCATCCTGTCCACCGGCGCGGTGACCGTGCCGATCTACGAGACCAGCTCCGCCGAGCAGATCCGCCACGTGCTGGCCGATTCGTCGGCCGTGCTGGTGATCGCCGAAACCGATGCGCACGCCGACCGGGTGGAACAACTGCGCGAACAGGTGCCGCACGTGCGCAAGGTGCTGCGCATCGAGGGAAGCGGTCCCGCGGCCCTGGATGCGCTGGCCGAGGCCGGCAAGGGTGTGGACGCCGCCGAGTTGGAAACCCGACGCTCCGGCATCCGGTCGGCCGACCCGGCCACCCTCATCTACACGTCGGGCACCACCGGATTGCCCAAGGGCTGCCAGCTGACGCACGCCAACCTGCTCTCCGAGATCCACGGCGCCAAGGCCAGCTTCCCCGATCTGTTGGTCAAAGGTGAGCGGCTGCTGGTGTTCCTGCCCCTGGCCCACGTGCTGGCCCGGGCGCTGACCGTCGCCGCCTTCACCAACAAGGTGACCCTCGGCTTCACCAGCGACATCAAGAACCTGGTCCCGACGTTCGGGGTGTTCAAGCCGACGTTGGTGGTGTCGGTGCCGCGGGTGTTCGAGAAGGTGTACAACACCGCCGAGCAGAATGCCCGCGACGGCGGCAAGGGCAAGATCTTCGACCTGGCCGCCGGCACCGCGATCGAATACAGCCAGGCACTCGACAAGGGGGGCCCCGGCCTGGTGCTCAAGGTCAAGCACGCGGTGTTCGACCGGCTGGTCTACGGCAAGCTGCGCGCCGCGCTCGGCGGTGCCTGCCGCGCCGCCATCTCCGGCGGCGCTCCCCTGGGTGCCCGGCTGGGCCACTTCTATCGCGGTGTCGGCCTGACCATCTACGAGGGCTACGGCCTCACCGAGACCAGCGCGGCCATCACCGCCAACCAGATCGGCGCCCTCAAGGTCGGCTCGGTCGGAAAGTTGTTGCCGGGCAACAGCATGCGGCTCGGGCCCGACGACGAACTGCTGGTCAAGGGCGGCGTGGTGTTCGGCGGCTACTGGCACAACGAGGAGGCGACCAAGGAAGCCTTCACCGACGGCTGGTTCCACACCGGTGATCTCGGCGCGATCGACGACGACGGGTTCCTGACCATCGTCGGGCGCAAGAAGGAAATCATCGTCACCGCCGGCGGCAAGAACGTCGCCCCGGCCGTGCTGGAGGACCGGCTGCGGGCGCACCCGCTGATCAGCCAGGCCATGTGCGTCGGCGACCAGCAGCCCTATATCGCCGCCCTGATCACCATCGACCCCGAGGCGTTCCCCGGCTGGAAACAGCGCAACAGCAAGGACGCCGCCGCCACGGTGGCCGACCTGGCCACCGACCCGGACCTGCTCGCCGAGGTGGAACTGGCGGTCAAGGACGCCAATCAGGTGGTGTCCAAGGCCGAGGCGATCCGCAAGTTCCGGATCCTGCCGGTCGATTTCACCGAGGACACCGGCGAGCTGACCCCGACGCTGAAGGTGAAGCGCAAGGTGGTGGCGCAGAAGTTCGCCGCCGATATCGACGCGCTGTACGCCTAG